The Paramixta manurensis region GCATTTATTGACGAGGTGGTTCCTCATGAATTGGCCCACCTGCTGGTGTGGAAACATTTTGGCCGCGTCGCGCCGCACGGTAAAGAGTGGAAATGGATGATGGAGAGCGTGCTGGGGATCCCGGCGCGCCGTACCCACCAGTTTGAAGTCCACTCGGTACGGAGCCGGACTTTTCCCTATCGTTGCCGCTGCCAGCAACACCACCTCACGGTTCGTCGTCATAACCGAGTGATGCGCGGCGAAACCGAATATCGCTGCCTACAGTGTGGCGATATTTTACAGCCGGGCGAAAAGTGATGCCGTGTCCTCAAGGCGGTCGATAAGATTCGTGCCTGCCTTTTCAATCTGTTACCCTGCGCGCTGATTTAAAAACCGCACTAAAGTTGGAATATGACTCGCAACATTGTAACGCTACTGTCCGGTCTGCTACTGCTCTCCCCGCTCACCGCTTACAGCCTTAATTTGAATAACTACCATCAGAATAGCTTCCAGCAGGCTAAAACCTTTGCGGCAAACATTAATGCCGATGCGCCGGGCTCTTTCTACTGTGGATGTAAAATTAGCTGGCATGGTAAGAAAGGCGTGCCGAATCTGGCCTCGTGCGGCTATCAGGTACGTAAAAATGCCAACCGCGCCCACCGTATTGAGTGGGAACATGTCGTGCCGGCCTGGCAATTTGGTCATCAACGCCAGTGTTGGCAAAACGGAGGGCGGAAAAAGTGTGCCAAAGATGCCGGTTATCGCCGTATTGAGAGTGACTTGCACAACCTCCAACCGGCGATTGGTGAAGTGAATGGCGATCGCGATAACTTTATGTATGGGCAGTGGAATGGCGGCGGCGGACAATACGGCCAGTGCGCGATGAAGGTGGACTTTAAAGCCAAGCGCGCCGAACCGCCAGCGCGCGCACGCGGTGCGATTGCCCGCATCTATTTCTATATGCGCGACCGCTACCAGTTAACGCTCTCCAGGCAACAGACGCAGTTGATGACCGCCTGGAACCGCCAGTATCCGGTCTCTGCCTGGGAATGCGAACGTGATAACCGCATCGCCCGCGTTCAAGGGAATCATAACCCGTATGTTCAGCAAGCTTGCCAGCGCTAAAATCCCTGCCCTACACTAGGCATCTCTATTTTGCCGCACGGTAGCGCCGTGCGGCGGTTATCGATCAGGACTCGCATGCGAATACCCCGCATTTATCATCCCGAACCGTTACAGGTGGGAAGTGAAACCGCGCTAAGCGAAGAGGCCGCCAATCACGTGGGCCGTGTGCTGCGTATGGCCAGCGGTGACACGCTGGAGCTGTTTAATGGCACTAATCTGACTTTTAGCGCTGAAATTGTGCACGCCGACAAAAAGCGCGTTATGGTAAAAATCCTCGCCAGCCACGCCGATGATCGCGAGTCACCGCTACATTTGCATCTGGGTCAGGTCATGTCGCGCGGCGAGAAGATGGAGTTTACCATCCAAAAATCTATCGAGTTGGGAGTCAATGTCATTACGCCCTTATTTTCCGAGCGTTGTGGCGTGAAGCTGGATGAAGAACGCCTGGCGAAAAAGATTCAGCAATGGCAGAAGATTGCTATCTCCGCGTGCGAACAGTGCGGACGCAATGTGGTGCCGTCCATTCGCCCGGCAATGACGCTGGCGGCCTGGTGTGCGGAAGAAGAGAGCGGGTTAAAACTCAATCTCCATCCGCGCGCGCAGCAGAGCATTAACACGCTACCGCAGCCGCTAGAGCGGGTTCGCTTATTAATTGGCCCCGAAGGGGGCTTATCGGCGGAAGAGATCGCCATGACGGCGACCAAAGGGTTTACCGATATTCTGTTAGGGCCGCGCGTGTTACGCACTGAAACCACGGCGTTAACCGCCATTACCGCCCTACAGGTACGGTTCGGCGATTTAGGATGAGGAATTAACATCCTCATTCAACCCGTTGCGTTAAACGGCAACGCTAAATTTATGCGAATCTGCGGCACCAGGACACCGATACTGTCCTGACGAGGAGAATAAAATGATCAAGCTTGGCATCGTAATGGATCCCATTACCTCAATTAACATTAAAAAAGACTCCAGCTTCGCCATGTTGCTGGAAGCACAGCGCCGCGGTTATGAAATTCACTATATCGAGATGGGCGATCTCTACCTGCGGCAAGGCGAAGCGCGCGCGCGTACGCGTCTGTTGAGCGTGGAGCAGAACTATGAACAGTGGTTTACCTTCAACGGGGAGCAGGACATCGCACTGGCCGATCTCGACACGATTTTGATGCGTAAGGATCCCCCGTTCGACACCGAATATATTTACTCCACTTACATTCTGGAACGTGCCGAAGAACAAGGCGTATTGTTGGTTAACAAACCGCAAAGCCTGCGTGATTGTAATGAAAAACTGTATACCGCCTGGTTCCCGGAACTCACCCCGGATACGCTGGTAACGCGCAGCGCGCAGCGTATTCGCGAGTTCTGGAAACAGCATGGCGACATTATTCTCAAACCGCTGGATGGCATGGGCGGCTCTTCAATTTTCCGTGTGAAACAAGACGATCCCAATATCGCGGTGATTATCGAGTCGTTGACCAATCACGGTCGCTTTTACTGCATGGCGCAAAACTTCATTCCGGCAATTAAAGAGGGCGATAAGCGT contains the following coding sequences:
- the endA gene encoding deoxyribonuclease I is translated as MTRNIVTLLSGLLLLSPLTAYSLNLNNYHQNSFQQAKTFAANINADAPGSFYCGCKISWHGKKGVPNLASCGYQVRKNANRAHRIEWEHVVPAWQFGHQRQCWQNGGRKKCAKDAGYRRIESDLHNLQPAIGEVNGDRDNFMYGQWNGGGGQYGQCAMKVDFKAKRAEPPARARGAIARIYFYMRDRYQLTLSRQQTQLMTAWNRQYPVSAWECERDNRIARVQGNHNPYVQQACQR
- a CDS encoding SprT family zinc-dependent metalloprotease, whose product is MKSPRLPIAVQQAVMRTLREKLQQANQRLERHYPEPALVYQQRGTAAGTAWLERWEIRLNPVLLMENQQAFIDEVVPHELAHLLVWKHFGRVAPHGKEWKWMMESVLGIPARRTHQFEVHSVRSRTFPYRCRCQQHHLTVRRHNRVMRGETEYRCLQCGDILQPGEK
- the gshB gene encoding glutathione synthase — protein: MIKLGIVMDPITSINIKKDSSFAMLLEAQRRGYEIHYIEMGDLYLRQGEARARTRLLSVEQNYEQWFTFNGEQDIALADLDTILMRKDPPFDTEYIYSTYILERAEEQGVLLVNKPQSLRDCNEKLYTAWFPELTPDTLVTRSAQRIREFWKQHGDIILKPLDGMGGSSIFRVKQDDPNIAVIIESLTNHGRFYCMAQNFIPAIKEGDKRVLVVDGEPVPYCLARIPQSGETRGNLAAGGRGEARPLTESDLAIARRVGPALKAKGLIFVGLDIIGDKLTEINVTSPTCIREIEAAFPVSITGMLMDAIEKRLAR
- the rsmE gene encoding 16S rRNA (uracil(1498)-N(3))-methyltransferase; this encodes MRIPRIYHPEPLQVGSETALSEEAANHVGRVLRMASGDTLELFNGTNLTFSAEIVHADKKRVMVKILASHADDRESPLHLHLGQVMSRGEKMEFTIQKSIELGVNVITPLFSERCGVKLDEERLAKKIQQWQKIAISACEQCGRNVVPSIRPAMTLAAWCAEEESGLKLNLHPRAQQSINTLPQPLERVRLLIGPEGGLSAEEIAMTATKGFTDILLGPRVLRTETTALTAITALQVRFGDLG